GAAGACTCTAATTCGCCGTGGGTGTGGTTGTTTTATGACACGGCTCCCGTGCCATCCTTATTCTACGCACGAAAAAAATGATCGTAAAGTAGAAGTTTAGTAAATCCCAATACCGTCTCTTACAACGTAGGTGTACCAATCGCTCACATAATTTATTTTGTGATAATATTTTGGATTTACTTTACGTTCCAAAAAACCGTGCGTAGAATAGAGTGCAATCAGTGAAACAATTTACGACACTAGCTGAAAAGGAGGCACAAATCCAAGAATTCAAACTGGTGATGGGTGACATCAGTAGCGGACTACCCCGCTGAAAACAAAATGCCAAATAACCACAACGGAGACAAGACAATTTGTAGAGATCGGAGAACCACAGTGGTTCCACGGTCTTATTTTTTTGGAACCGAAGTGGAGGATATAGATGAAAAATAAACATGAATACGACAAACTGATGAGTCAGATCAAGGTCGTTAAAGACCGGGTACGAGGAGTCGTGAATGGAACCTATAACGGTATGTACCTCCATGGTCGTGCCGGAACATCGAAAACACATACCGTCTGCTCTACGCTTGACACTCTCGCCGTAAACTACGCTTACAGCAATGGGCATCTAACGCCAATTGGCCTTTTCGATTTGATCAGCGAGAATCGAGATCGAGTAATCGTTCTTGACGATGTGTCAGCTATTTTTAATCAGCCCATCGCCCTTCAACTGTTGATGGCTGCTCTCGGAAGTCGCCACGATGAATCAGGGGGTCGGTATGTTCGCTATAAAACTGCGAAGGGTGATGTTGTCGTCGATTTCACCGGTGGCATCATCTGTATCTCTAATTTACCGTTGAAGGGACACCACAATGAGATTTTGAGTGCTTTGAATGACCGAGTTTTTGTTATCAATTTCGAGCCGAAAGATGAGCAGATCATCGCATTGCTTGAAATGTTGGCCTCGAAAGGTGTGGGAGGAGTTGCGGCGAAGAATTGCCAGACTGTTTGCCGGTTTCTCGTCAATGAGTGTAAGTTGAGGGACATTCGACCGACAGTCAGGCTTTTCGTTGACAAAGCGATTAAGGACTTTCAGCTTTATGAGATGGGAGGGTCCGAGACGCATTGGAAAGACCTCATCGTCAGCAACCTCGAACAGCAACTCGTAGAACTTCAGCATCCGACAATTGATCTAAGCCGTGAGGAGCAAGTCGAGGCGGAACGGCGAATTGCTTTGGATATTTACCTGAACTTCGAGGAGCCATCTGAACGAATTAATAATTGGAAGGAGCGGATTGGAAAAAGTCAAGCGGCATTCTATCGTCGAGTCTCCGAATTGAAAAAGGAGGGTCGTTTACCATGAAATCAAATGACCCATTCAGAATTTTCCCAAGAGCGACACTGACCGAACGTCAAGATTTGCGTGCATCAATTGAAGCGGTCGGCTTGAAGAATTCGATTGTGCTGGACGCCGATCACCACGTCATTGATGGTCATGAGCGACGAGACATCTGTGAAGAACTCGGTATTGATTGGTATAAAGGTGCGGATGTTCGTGATGGTCTTTCGGAGATTGAAAAGAAAGCACTTGCCATCGAGTTGAACATGTGGCGTCGGCCACTCCATCTCACACGACCGCAGCGAAATACGCTGATCGAAATTTATCTCATCGCTCATCCTGAATTCTGCGATGAGAAGATTTCTGAATTGTTTGGCGTGGACCGCTCCACCGTGAATCGTCGCCGAAAGAAACTTGTGCAAACGCACAAGTTACCAAAAGTCGAAGCAACTATTGGCACGGATGGCGTCAAGCGAAAGGTTGGCAAGCGGACTGGCTCTCGTCTGATCGTTAAGAGCAGAAAAGAATACGATAGCGTGATCCCAGACATCAAGGAATCCGGTGATGCTGTGAGTGGACTCATTCGGCGACCAAAACGGTTTTCTGCGGTTGCTCGGAGGAAACGTGCTCTCGCCAGTGTGAAGCAGGTACGTAAACTTCCTACAAGTCACAGCATAACCTGCTGTGATTTTCGAAATCTGGAGATCGAACCAGAATCAGTTGATCTAATTCTGACTGACGTTGTTTGGACAATGGCATCACGCCAAGACTGGTTTGACCTTGGGAAGTTGGCAAAGACATGGCTCAAACCAGATGGACTCTTTGTTAGCTATATCGGAACGTCCACCTTACCGTACTTCTGTAACGAATTGATGAATCATCTGAAGTACGTTTGGACGATTAGTCTGTTCTTTGAAGAAACACAGTTGAGCTTCACACAGAAAGTCGTTGAGCAGTGGAGACCCATCGTTGTCTTCGGAAAACGCTCTGGAATAACGCTGCCGATTCGAGACACTCTCAACAACACTAAAGAAAAAGATTATCATGACTGGCAGCAATCCCTTCCTGCGGCACTTGAATTAGTAGAGAAGCTGTCGAATCCGGGAGATGTGATCTGCGATCCTCAAATGGGGAGTGGAACCAATGCTGTTGCCGCTGCGATTATCAGGAATCGGAAATTCATAGGATGCGACATCGATGCCAAGGCGATTAAGATCGCACGTCATCGAGTAGTGACCGAGGGAAAAGGGGTAGTGGCATGATAATGAATTCGATCTAGCGTTTCTGAACAGACTAAAATAATAACGAACCTACATTCTCACTTTCTCACTTTACTAAAGGTGAGAAAGTGAGAATTGCCTATTAAGCTCATTACTATTGTCTCGATGAAGCTTATTACCGAACGCAGAGTGGGCACAATAGATCAATTTCCGCAGCCATAAAAGAAGCAGGCAGGAAACGAGGTACACAAGTTAAATACCGTGTTTTTGAGTTCGAAACGCAGGTGCGCAACAGTGGCGCATCACTATTTGAACGACTGTGGGCAGGTCTCATTTCTTGTGCGGGGAGTCATTCCAAATCGACACTTGCGGAGAACATCTTGGTCACATCTTATCAATCGAAGGAACACACCAATCATTATGTGCCCTCGACTGAATTCCGTCAGATTCAACACTGATTATGTTCCATTATTTTTCCGACGAGTTTCACGGCCTTGTCCTGCCAGCCATGCGGCCATTCAGAGTGTCGATACACAGTATAGTAGACTCGATCTTTGTCCTTGTCCGAAATCGGCCATCTCTTGAGCCAGTCGATGAATTCTTGATTGGCTTTCTCGCTTTGCTCCAAAACTTGGCTCGCCGGGGCAAACTCATCCACAAATTCATCAGGGTCAGGTGATGCCACACCAGAATGCACTACTTTGTCGGAGAAACACTTAAGTTGACTTTCTCGCAATTTGTACAGTTTGAATCGCATTCCATCCAATACCGAGAAGAACCCAAGTTTTTCCAGCCGATCAAGTGACTTGCTCACCGTTTCGGGACTCGTTCGTGTGACTAATGCCAAATACTCCTTGCTCCATCCGTGCAGCGGTTTCCAATTCTTGACAGCGGAATTGAGGATGACGCTGTACACGAGCACGTCCGATACTCGGAGTGGGTTGTCGAAACCGGGGCGTCTGACGAAGCACCGCCAGTTGCGGAACCATAGTGAAAAGTGATCGTCTCCGAATTTTTCCAGCAACGCATCGCATTGCTGAAACCAATCCAGATTAGGACAGGGTGAGATGACGGCAGCATCCGCCGCCAGTAGATTAACTTTCTGAAGTCTTGCTGTCGCCGCAGAAACAGTTTCTTCTTTTACGCCAGTCGCTTTGGCAATGCGGCGATATGTAGGTATCACGTTGAACCGGTCCTGATAGCATCGGTAGCAATAGGACAGATAGTCTGTGTATGACAGTGGGCAGATTTTGGTTGTAAAGAACATTTGAATGTATTTTTTGTTTGCGAATTGTTCGCTCATAATCGTCTCCTTTGAGGATCGGGGGTTTCAGTATCTATCCCCCTCGCTTCCCGTTTTGAAACAGAATCATCCTCTTTTTACAAAGTTTTTTCAGAAAAGGCGTCACAATAAAGTTTCTTTACCAACAGTGTAAACGAACAAACCTCTTACCTAAGTTTGAACGAACGCAGGAAAGGTCGCTCGCTGAGGCTGCTGATGTAGGGGGCGGCACGCCCCCTACGACCCCCGCACCGCAGTCCTGCGTTTCTCTGCAATACTTCCGTCTCCTCTTGGTGAGAGTCCATCTGCAAGCGAGTAGGGTGTCTGCCGTCTCTTATGATCTGCCCAAGACCAAGCGTCAGTCCTTCGTATTGATGCGTTGATTCTGTGATCTATGTTTTTGATCCAGCCTCATCTGTGTTACGCCCTCGATGCCGCCCAGTCTGTTATAGAATGAGCGATGGTCCTGTGCAGACCTCGCAGAGTAGGTCTGGAAAATATAGGACTCCATCTGCAAACTACAATGAGCAATGCGGTGCTCTGCCTTACGAAGCAATACCAGTACATGGACGATTATTAACGTGAGCAACAGTCCTACAAGGGCTGCGCATTCCGCCCGTTTCCGAACAGATTACAAATCGGAAGCCTCCTTTATTAACAGCACCAGTCACAATCTATGACATCAACAAAAAAACGTCCGTCCAAGCATAAATAATTGTGTGTATCATAATTATCTTTTGAATTCGAGACGATGGCAACAACTACGCTGGTTCGTGTTCGAGCGTGATGGTGGAAGGTGCGTGGTTTGTGGAAATCCCGGCACCGACACTCATCACTGGTCCTACAGTTGGGGCTTCTACAATTCTGCTGCTGTCTCACTTGTTTGCCGTCCATGTCATTGCGTTTGGCAGGGAGAGCTTCCCGACCATCTTGGCGACGATCATGACCTAAAGCCGAAGCTCGTCAGGATTTCGGAAATTTCTCGGGCTCTCGGAAATAATTGTCACGAATTTGAAAAAATGTGCTCTGGCTGATGAAAAAAATGACGCAACGAGACTCTTTTAATGTAGGTAAAACAAGAAAGGATGTGGCCCATGACTCAAACAGAAGAACAAGACATATGTGAATTCGATGGGGAGAATGTCACCATTAAGTTACCAAGTACAATTTTATCCCTTACTCGGGAAGAAGCGGACACGCTCTTTTGCAACTTGGAAGTCGATCTCCTCCATGGTCAATTTAATGAAATGTACGGTAAAGAGGTAAGCGAAACGGTTATCGTTGTTGATGTTTCCATCGCACGAGAAGAGGCATGGGGGTTATATAGAAGTCTTGAGAACATCGTTGACCCTGACGATGAACCAATTGTGGATGATATAGATTGGATCGAGGCAGAAGACTCTTTCTGCCAACGGGTGCATTGGCTTGAGGAAGGATTTTGATCTGGGTACATTACGGTAAACTGGATCGACTTTTATAGAAAATAAGTGAAATAAAATGAAATTGTCAGTAGATGTGATTTCAGATGTCATCTGCCCGTGGTGCTACATTGGCAAACGGCGACTTGAGAAAGCCATTGATGCTGCCGATTTGCAAGTCAGTGTGCAATGGCATCCGTTCCAACTGAACCCCACGATGCCAAAGGAAGGGATCAGTCGAAAGGAATATCGCACCAGAAAATTTGGAAGCTGGGAACGGTCAATGGAACTGGATGCCAAAGTTATTGCCGTTGGAGAAGCTGAAGGAATTCATTTCGCCTTCGACAAGATTGATCAAACACCCAATACTATCGATGCCCACAGGCTCATCTGGCTTGCTGATCAAAGTGGCTGTCAGGATGCCGTCGTTGAGGCACTGTTCAGGGCTTATTTTACGGAAGGTCAGGATATTGGTAATCGCCAGACACTTATTAACGTGGTGGCTGAAGTAGGTTTGGACAGACAGGCTGCGGAAGCCATGCTGGACTCTGATGAAGGAATGGATGTAATTGCAAACGCCACAGAAATGTCTAAAAGGTATGAGGTCGATGGAGTTCCTTTCTTCATCATCGACCAGAAATTGACATTGGCTGGGGCACAGAATTCAGAGACGTTCGTTGATGCGTTCAAGCAGGTTCAAATATGAATCAGTTCAAAACGACCTCAAAATATGTGCTGGCAATCTTTATGATCTTTGCCGAGACGATGCACTTTTTGGCATACATGGTCACGAGTCTGACGGCAGTGAGATTTCTGCTTTGGACGATTGGCGAATTGCAGGGGGTTACAGGCAATAACTGGTGTATCAAACTCAAGAACTTTTGAACTCTTTGTATCAAATGACAGCCCGCCAGCTTTGTAAGGCTGGTGGGCTGTCATACTTCGTCGTTCATGGCTGTCGGTAAACCGCAGTCGAATTCCATGCGGGATGTCGACGATGGTACGAGCGTGTTAGTCGAACTGCCAGCAGTGCTGAGCGTGTTGTCCTTCCGAGGGCAACTGCAAGCTGACCAAAAGTACCACTCCATCCAGCGTCCAAAAGCTGTTTAGCGATATGATATTCTTTTGAAAGCTGGCGATTAGATCGTAATGCCATTCTGTTATCTCCTTTTTCATATACCCCTCAACGCCGATCCGAAGATTGGATCGAACTAACGTAAGGATCAAAAGAATTTTATCTTCATCGCTCTAGTTTACAATAACTATTTGTCTCTCCCTTCATCGAGATATTTTTTAATTTGACGTAACTTGTACTTGGTTTGAAGCACTTTAGGAAGGTAGAAAGGATGTGTTGGCTAGGGACGCCAATACGTTCTGTGCCAAAATGAAATAAAATTATTGCTTGACTAAGTTACGTGACGAATAAATTTCTAATTTTTTTCTTCAACCCGGAGATTATTTCGATCAAACTTGGGTTGCCGGTAGAATCACGATAAAATCTTGGTCAATCCTTCTCCCGCTCGTTCATACCATTCATCGGGTAGATCCCCAAGTTCTCCTCGCAACGGATGATTGTTCTGCCAGTCGTCAAGAAGACTGATCGAGGCACCATTCTGGAAAGTCGTCTTTGTGACGAACAAATACTTGAAAGGCACACCAGCGTAGGCAATTCCGGGTTCTTGCCATGTGTTGTCTAGGGCTCGCCCTTGGCCATCAGTAACCCACGAATGGAGAGTCGGTAATAGACTATCCTTGGAGAGAGCAAAGCCCTCACAGTAAATGAGTTCGTTGTGTTTCGCAGAAAGCATATATGCGTTCTTGTGACATTGCTGTGCCTTACCACTTTCAAAGCCATCCGGCAACGGTGAAGGATCGTACCACCAACCGTAATCGATAACGAACTGCTCCATGGTCCGTGTGAATCTGCTCGTGGCCGATGATATCGGTTCGCCGTTCAATAGCTGTTCGTAAAGTTGTCGCTGAAATTCGTTCATTTCTAATGTGACTCTTTTAGAATCAACTTGGCGTAACCAGCAGTATGTAGCTCACAATGAAATTCATGTATTTAGGTCAATTTGGAGATTGCTGTCTTCACATGATCAGCCAGCTTGTCAATATGCTGTTCCATGCCTTGTCGAGTCGTAGCTGGTGTCGTACCTGCAATTTCGTGTCCGACCTCATTTCGTAGGCGAGTATAAATTGTTTCTTGTCGATTGAGAAGTGAATTATGAACCATTTCTACGGTCGATTCTTCAGCTTGTATAAATGAATCCACCGGTCCTTGATTGTGTCTTGGCCCACCTTCTAGCGAAAGCAAAATCTTGTACATGTGCATGAATCGAGCAACTGGGTCTTCCTGCCGCATGATCCATCGAAACTGCGAGATGTATGGGTCTCGGTTTGGCGGAGCGGATTCAAGTGTTGATTGGAGTTGAGGAACTTCTGAAGCCTCGACTGAGCGAGTATCATGTCCTGCCATTGCGAACGACAAGTGGTTCATTATTACCGCATGCGCAATCCCATCCGAATCACGTTCTTCAAATGCATCATCCCCTTTAATTGGATCATCAGCAGATAACTTGTACTCAAACGAAAGGCGGTCAGCTACCTGTGAGGCGATAACGCTTCCTATGCTATTAGCTTCTTCAATTGAGCCAATTTGCTTGAATAAAACCTTCACGGAGATTTTCCATTTATCCGTAGATGAAATTTCAACACGATCCACCGCTGGATAATCGGAAGCTGCGATGGAAAATTCCGGCAGCAAGAGCGAGTGGTATTGTTTTATCTGGATCGTATAAGAGAGGTAGCCGGAAAGCATTTTTATATCCTTATGAGAACTGTGTAGAAAAAACCATCTGCACAACTGGCTGTGAAGCCACCGATAAATATTTTTCAGTAGAATCCAAATATAATTATCGCTGTGCGTTGTCTCAATAACCAGAAGCTCCGTAACTCATTGTAAAGTTGTCCCAAACTCAATGATTTTGAATAGAAGAGTTACAGGTGGTATTGTATGAATCATTATTCTTTATCTTTTTGATCAGGCCAGCATCTAACTCGAAATTCTCCATTTTTTACATGAATGCCTGCGCCATTACATGCTGATTGAATTAAGTTACATTTTTCTTTTAATTCGGAAATACTGTATTCAGAATCAAATACAAGTTGGCAACCGTAGGTGTTTTGCGATGCTCCGCTAACGCTACCCCAACCAAACCATGCGATCCGAAAATCATTATTTTTGCAAAAAGTATTGAACTTGATTTCGTCCTCTTTCTCGTTCTGCTCCCATGACCATGAGGCATTCGACAATCCTTTAATCATAACTGAAGTGAGCGGTGTCCAACATAAAAATGGACTCCTCATATTTTTGCAGCTTGCCAAAATTGATTGAATCTCCTCTCGTTCCTTGCCAAGTCTATGTGGGTCAATAAATACAAAACTTGGAACGGTGTCCCCTTGCTGATCCATGAGTTTCTCAAAGTAATCATAACAACTCGCTGCAATAATCAATTGTCGGTTCGAATCTAATGCTTTCCAGATCGAGGATAGCTGCTTGGCGATTTCTGGCTGATAACCATCTGGTCTTAAAACTAAAGGGTGAATGAACTTACTCTTATAATATTCAAACAGGGAATCGCAAACGTTTGCGTCGATGTCAAACAGCGTCATCTGAAAGTCTTGCTTGCTTGCCAACTTGCTGAACCGCCGAGAAACGAGTGCAGAAGAGCCTAAATAGAGACGTGCTCCCATTCCTGTAAACGCAGTTTTACTCAGTCGAGGTAAATCTTCTTCATAAAAACAGAACGAAAGATACTCTGCAAGTAGTTCTGGAGCCG
The sequence above is a segment of the Gimesia algae genome. Coding sequences within it:
- a CDS encoding DsbA family oxidoreductase, with translation MKLSVDVISDVICPWCYIGKRRLEKAIDAADLQVSVQWHPFQLNPTMPKEGISRKEYRTRKFGSWERSMELDAKVIAVGEAEGIHFAFDKIDQTPNTIDAHRLIWLADQSGCQDAVVEALFRAYFTEGQDIGNRQTLINVVAEVGLDRQAAEAMLDSDEGMDVIANATEMSKRYEVDGVPFFIIDQKLTLAGAQNSETFVDAFKQVQI
- a CDS encoding ParB/RepB/Spo0J family partition protein is translated as MKSNDPFRIFPRATLTERQDLRASIEAVGLKNSIVLDADHHVIDGHERRDICEELGIDWYKGADVRDGLSEIEKKALAIELNMWRRPLHLTRPQRNTLIEIYLIAHPEFCDEKISELFGVDRSTVNRRRKKLVQTHKLPKVEATIGTDGVKRKVGKRTGSRLIVKSRKEYDSVIPDIKESGDAVSGLIRRPKRFSAVARRKRALASVKQVRKLPTSHSITCCDFRNLEIEPESVDLILTDVVWTMASRQDWFDLGKLAKTWLKPDGLFVSYIGTSTLPYFCNELMNHLKYVWTISLFFEETQLSFTQKVVEQWRPIVVFGKRSGITLPIRDTLNNTKEKDYHDWQQSLPAALELVEKLSNPGDVICDPQMGSGTNAVAAAIIRNRKFIGCDIDAKAIKIARHRVVTEGKGVVA
- a CDS encoding 23S rRNA (adenine(2030)-N(6))-methyltransferase RlmJ, whose translation is MYNSDYDHSKKAGNEGDVIKHVFLLNRIDDLIRESKDVAEPFWYIDSHSARPYHRLHPQGKWTHGIGKLHKTADTAPELLAEYLSFCFYEEDLPRLSKTAFTGMGARLYLGSSALVSRRFSKLASKQDFQMTLFDIDANVCDSLFEYYKSKFIHPLVLRPDGYQPEIAKQLSSIWKALDSNRQLIIAASCYDYFEKLMDQQGDTVPSFVFIDPHRLGKEREEIQSILASCKNMRSPFLCWTPLTSVMIKGLSNASWSWEQNEKEDEIKFNTFCKNNDFRIAWFGWGSVSGASQNTYGCQLVFDSEYSISELKEKCNLIQSACNGAGIHVKNGEFRVRCWPDQKDKE